One window of Quercus robur chromosome 5, dhQueRobu3.1, whole genome shotgun sequence genomic DNA carries:
- the LOC126729159 gene encoding pectinesterase inhibitor-like, which produces MKIVAYSYLCLSLLFAVSIFIQPSYAAAAAAAATTAIQPTNLVKKVCSQTSNYNFCVETLYADPRTPEADRYVLAYVIFGSAYQSATTTHDRINLLLKNATASQMPRLKRCDRDYTKAVSKLLEAHDDLDSETFDSLAKLSRIASSAAADCETSFKGTRSPLTTNNKGLKGLCEICAVVSKLFVMS; this is translated from the coding sequence atgaaaatagtcgCATATTCTTATCTTTGTCTCTCCTTGTTATTTGCTGTCTCCATCTTCATCCAACCCTCCtatgctgctgctgctgctgctgctgctactACAGCTATTCAGCCAACCAATCTTGTGAAAAAAGTATGTAGCCAAACCTCCAATTACAACTTCTGTGTTGAGACTCTTTATGCCGATCCACGTACCCCAGAAGCCGATCGCTATGTGCTGGCCTATGTCATATTTGGCTCGGCCTACCAGAGCGCCACCACCACTCACGACCGAATAAATTTGCTGCTAAAGAATGCCACCGCAAGCCAAATGCCACGTCTCAAAAGGTGTGATCGTGATTACACCAAGGCTGTTTCGAAGCTACTAGAGGCTCACGATGACTTGGACTCTGAGACCTTTGACTCCTTGGCTAAGTTGTCTCGTATTGCATCTTCTGCTGCTGCTGATTGTGAAACCTCTTTTAAGGGAACCCGTTCTCCACTCACCACCAATAACAAGGGTTTGAAGGGTCTCTGTGAAATTTGTGCAGTTGTATCTAAACTGTTTGTAATGTCCTAG
- the LOC126728614 gene encoding uncharacterized protein LOC126728614 — MTPFEVVYGRSPPTIHRYEHGTTAVAQVENTLGQRDEILKQLRENLVEAQHRMKLYEDRHRRELEFQPGEMVYLKLQPFRQMSLRVRGNMKLSLRFYGPYQIVERLGKVAYRLELPTHSRLHPVFHVSQLKKKLGHFDRVALELPKVGDNGTMVLEPKRIIDFRWVKNGKKVLHEALVQWVGASEEDATWEPYDALQQQFSNLNLEDKIFLQGEGNVVSQSLVAGLHSPAE; from the coding sequence ATGACACCATTTGAGGTGGTCTATGGGCGATCTCCACCAACGATTCACAGATATGAGCATGGAACTACCGCAGTGGCGCAAGTTGAGAACACTTTGGGACAAAGAGATGAGATATTAAAGCAGCTAAGGGAGAATTTAGTGGAAGCCCAACATCGGATGAAATTGTATGAAGACCGCCACCGTCGTGAGCTAGAGTTTCAACCGGGTGAAATGGTTTATCTGAAGTTACAGCCCTTTCGGCAAATGTCCCTAAGAGTACGAGGGAATATGAAGCTCTCACTGCGTTTTTATGGACCTTATCAAATTGTTGAGCGGTTGGGGAAGGTGGCTTATCGATTGGAGTTGCCGACCCATTCTCGGTTACATCCGGTCTTTCATGTCTCGCAGTTAAAAAAGAAGCTAGGACATTTTGATCGTGTAGCACTAGAGTTACCTAAAGTGGGGGACAATGGCACAATGGTCTTGGAGCCCAAACGTATAATTGATTTTCGTTGGGTTAAGAATGGCAAGAAGGTGTTGCACGAAGCCTTGGTGCAGTGGGTTGGAGCCAGTGAGGAAGATGCCACGTGGGAGCCCTATGATGCACTCCAGcaacaattttcaaatttaaatcttGAGGACAAGATTTTTCTTCAAGGGGAGGGGAATGTTGTGTCCCAAAGCCTTGTGGCTGGATTACATTCACCTGCTGAGTAG